GGTGATCAACCATGTCCACTGGTTCTCGGCCATTGGCGTTACCTCCGAACGTCAGTCACGATGCATTTTCACGATTTATTTCAGCCTGCGAGGGAATCGTAGGCCGAGAAACATCCATATGGTTACGTCAAAGGAAGACCTGGCGAATGGATCCTACTACGAGCCACCGAAGACGCATAATCCCCATCACATTGTGGAACAAGACTACTTCGTAGCCTCCGCAGTGATGAACCCAAGGTCTGTCTCTGAAGTGCAGGGACTCGTTCAGCTTGCCAACGAATACCGGATTCCCCTGTGGCCCACGTCCATCGGACGCAATTCCGGCTATGGAGGAGCAGCTCCGCGATCGCGCGGTAGTGTCGTGATTGACCTGGGCAAACATATGAATCGGGCGCTTGAGTCGTCGACGCTGCTTACGCAGTGGTCGAACCAGGCGTGACCTTTGCTGGACTCCATGAATACCTGGTCAGGAATGGTCTAAGGGAGAAATTGCGGATTGACATACGTCCATAGTTACCTATTCGTGTCTAGCGATGGGCTCTAACTTAAATCTGAGAATGCCAGGTTCCTGACGTCGGTGACTCGGTGGTGGATCGGTCATGGGAAATACCTTGGAACGAGGTGTTGGATATACGCCGTATGGAGGTGAGTCATATGATACAGCAATCAAGTAACGAGATTTTGGTGCTGATGTTCGACGTAGACCATTGGATGATGCATTGTGGCATGGAAGTGATCCTGCCGTCCGGCGagctactccgtacaggcATGGGCGCACTGCCCCAAAATCCCGGAACATCAGTGCATCCCATTCATCAAGACGCGGCAAACAAATGCTGGCAGCCCTTCCCGTACGGATTTGGTCCGTACAACGATGGACTATTCTCGCAAAGCAACCTCGGAATTGTTACCAAGGTCGGCATGTGGGTATGATATCGCAGAGCTATCCCTGATTTACGGCTCGAATCTCACAAACTTACTTGGAAGATAGTTGATGCCCGATCCTGGTGGATTTCAAGCGTATCAGATCTCATTGCCCAGAGATGAGGACCTTCACCAGGCGGTCGACATTATACGGCCTCTTAGACTGGTACACCTACAATCCCTCCATGCTTGTTCGCGTGTGAGATATTAATGGGCACAGCAAATGATTATCCAAAATGTCCCCGACCTTGCGTCATATCCTTCTTGACGCGGCAATGCTGGGTTCAAAGACAGTCTACACCTCCGACACCGAAAAGCCGCTGGATGAGGCTGAGCTGGATGCAATCGCGAAGAATCTCAATCTGGGCCGATGGAACTTCAACGGGGCAATCTATGTGAGTTCTTTTTCGTAACCCATGCTCAGGTTCGCAATTCTGACTACCACTCGAAAGGGTCCGGAGCCGATTCGGAACGTTCTTTGGCCACAAATCAAAGAAGCGTTTTCGTCGATCAAGGGTGTTCATTTTTTTTCCAGAAGATGTCAAAGGCAACCACCTCCTACATACTCGTGCAAAGGCTCTTCAAGGCATTCCGACATTTGATGAGCTGCGCTGGGTCGACTGGCTGCCAAACGGAGCgcatcttttcttctctcctaTTAGTAAAATTTCCGGAGACGATGCTATGCTACAGTATAAGGTCACGAAGAAGCGCTGTGTCGAGGCTGGTCTGGACTTTATGGGTGCCTTTGCCATTGGTATGCGAGAAATGCGTGAGTTTTCACCTTTCAAGTCATCAGCTGGCCCATTTTCTAACACCTACAGACCACATCGTTTGTATCGCCTTCAACCGGGGAGATCCCGAGTCCAAGAGGAAAGCACATTGGCTGATCAAGACCTTGATTGCGGACTGCGCAGAGCACGGCTGGGGTGAATATCGAACGCATCTAGCACTCATGGGCCAAATTGCAGACATACAACTGGAATCACAATGCACTCATGCGATTCAATCAGATGGTTAAGAATGCACTTGATCCGAATGGGATTCTGGCTCCGGGAAAGAATGGCGTGTGGTCTTCTTCGTATGACAGGCGGCTCTATAAGCTCTAATTTTCGACGATTGAAGCATCTTGCAGTTTATACTCAGCTATAATTACAAAGATAAATAGTCTCGCGCAAGCAGCTGTTGTCCAAGTGTAGATATATGTCAGCATATAGCCATTTCTCTGCAAAGGCTATTTTCTCCTTGCATTCTGTCTTACTCAATATGCAGTATATGAACATTCTAGATAATGACCTTGCTTTGTTGAGTGATCCATAGATACAAGCATATCGACTTCCTGTATTCTAGTTCTTCATCTAGTTCATCATTCCTTTCTCTCCAACTAAATCCTCTTCCATCCCATCCGGCATACTTCTTTCGGGCCCCGCCCATCACCTACAATATATATCCTAAACACTCAACTAAACTCCGATTCACGATAAAAAGATATTGAATTAAATTGTAGTAGTTCCTGGAATCATTCAGGTGACTGAATAGATCTACAAGGCATGGCTTACATCGAAGTACGAACAATTCCGCACTGCTTTATAATCTCCTGTTGATTACCAACAATTCTGACGAATTCGCAGCAATAGTGCACGCAACGCTGGCGAGAGGTGGTGCCATGTCGGATGCGATAAATAATTGTTCCATTAGTGGATGGGAGGGCGATGGTGTCAGGATCCCTGAAGTTCCGATGCTTCATGATGCTCGCACTATAAATACTGCCGAGGTTCGTTCGATAGAATCACACCAGTCTCAGTTAAAATCCAATCGCGTGTCCTTTTACAAGATGTCACCAAAAGTCGCAATTGCCGGTGTAAGTCTCTCTTTCAGTTCGATGTCTATCATGTACGCTGATGTATTCGAACACAGGCAAGTGGAAACCTCGGCCCAGCCGTTCTGGCAGCACTTCTCGACGCTGGGTTCGAGGTCACGGTCCTGACTAGAGAAAACAAAGACAACAAGTTCGACGAACGAGTCCGTGTAGCTAAGGTGAACTACGACTCGTTGGATTCACTTACCTCCGCTCTGACCGGCCAAGAGGTGGTGGTCAACACATTGGGTGTCGGACGAATCCCTAAAGAGACACATCTTCGATTGATCGATGCGTCTGTTGCGGCGAAAGTTCAGCGATTCATTCCTTCCGAGTTTGGTGCTAATACTACCAACCCTCGCGCTGCACAGCTTCCCGTTTACGCGGATAAAGTGGCTATCCAAAAACACCTGCAGGAGGCATCCAATTCCAACGACACGTTCTCTTACACCCTTCCGATCACGGGTCCCTTTCTGGACTGGGGCTTGAAGACCAAGTTTATACTGAACCACGAGGGCCCGGAAGTCGAACTGTATGACGGCGGTGATCAAAAGTTCAGCGCCACGACGCTGGCTGGCATCGGACAGGCAGTGTCTGGAATCATCCGCAATCTGGAGGCGACAAGAAACCAAGCCGTATACGTTAGGGAGGCCAATGTGTCGCAAAAGGGGCTCCTTGAGCTATCGGGCAAGCAGCTTGCAACAAGGACGGTGAGCACGGCCGAATTGGAGAAGGAGGCTTACGACGAACTTGGCAAGCCCAACCCGAATCCAGCCGTATTTGGCTTCAACTTCCTGCGACGGGCTATCTTTGGCGAAggttttggtggtttggtACCGGCAGAGGAGCTGTCAAACGACTTGCTTGGAGTCCGGTCCCTGAGCGATGCAGAGATCCGGGATATTGTGGTGAAGAATACTTGATAGCTGTACGATGTGCTTTCGATGAGGGTATTCATAACCCCTTTCGATGGGATTTGCGATAGATTACCGGGCCCACATAGGCGAGTTAGCAGGGCTGCCAATCGTATAGCGTTGCTTATTCGCTCGTGTGGGCCATTCTTGGCAAGACTATGGACAGAAGCTCATTCAAAGCAATGCAGTCTCCGGCCGTATGACCAGAAGAACCGCTGCGGAGTGATGGACGGGAGCCGTCCACGCCCGCATATCCGTAGGTCCGTAGACCAGTTATATCAGACTTGGACCGGTCTGGCCTCAAGACGATGTATTTCCGGGTGGAACAAAGCTAGCAGCGATCCTGGGGAGTTCATCTTGGGTCGTCCATGGGGGTTCCGGTAGGTCTCATTGGCTTTGAGTTAGTTTGAACGTCCGCAACCCCGCATTATTCTCGTAGTCAGAGTTCTTGTCGACTCCGTGATACCATCTCTACCCGCGTTCATGGCAATAAGCCAGATATAGGGACCCTGATGTCAACCAATTGGAAATAGTGTAATAATAGGGTGGAAGAGAGGACCGTCGGGCCCAATTCGGAAGGATACCCGCCAATGCTAGACCGGAATCGGACTTTGTCCGGTTTGATGTCATCGGACAATGAAATGGAACAATGATGGGCCGAGTGGGCTGTACATACGTACGGTACATGTCAGGATCAGGATTCAGGTCGGTACATGTGTCTCTGCACTGTGCATGCATATGCATTATACAGACACAATGGTATTATTATTCAATTGACTACCCCTATACATAGAGAAAAGTAGAGAAGCGGAAGGAAAGCCGCGGGATGGCGTCAAGGTCCCACCAGACCCCGCACCCGCCGTTAGTCAGCCAACCATAATTGCTGCTTTCGACCGGTTTCCTGTTTGAGAGGGCACGTGTTTATAAGaatcttcccctcctcttcctcttgctgcttcttctctccttcaCGCTCTCTACTCTGCCACCTCTCTCCTCTCCATCGCCATCATGTCTCTCATCGCTTCTATCAAGACTCCTCACATCACAGTTGAGCAGCCCGTCGGCCTGTACGTCTCCCCGCTGAGCTACCCCGCCCCTCTGGCGCCCTATCCATAGCTAACAATGGCTTGTCTACAGGTTCATCAACAACGAATACGTCAAGGGCTCCGAGGGTAAGACCTTCGAGACCGTCAACCCCGCCAACGAGCAGGTCATCACCTCCGTCCATGAGGCCAACGAGAAGGATGTCGACATCGCCGTGGCCGCCGCCCGCAAGGCCTTTGAGGGCGAATGGAGACGGGTTACCCCGTCCGACCGTGGTCGTCTCCTGAACAAGCTGGCCGACCTGATTGAGCGCGACATTGATGCTCTGGCCGCCATTGAGGCCCTCGACAACGGCAAGGCCCTCACCATGGCCAAGGTCGACTTGGCCAACGCCCTGGGCTGCATCCGTTACTACGCCGGCTGGTCCGACAAAATCCACGGTCAGACCATTGACACCAACCCCGAGACCCTCTCCTACACCCGTCACGAAGCCATTGGTGTCTGCGGTCAGATCATCCCCTGGAACTTCCCCTTCCTCATGTGGGCTTGGAAGATCGCCCCCGCCATCGCCGCCGGTAACACCGTCGTCCTCAAGACTGCTGAGCAGACCCCCCTCTCCGGTCTGTACGCCGGTAAGCTCATCAAGGAGGCTGGTTTCCCCCCTGGTGTGATCAACATCATCTCCGGTTTCGGTCGTGTCGCTGGTGCGGCCATCTCCAGCCACATGGACATCGACAAGGTCGCCTTCACCGGTTCCACCGCTGTCGGCCGTACCATCCTCCAGGCCGCGGCCAAGAGCAACCTCAAGAAGGTTACCCTCGAGCTGGGTGGCAAGTCTCCCAACATTGTCTTCGAGGATGCCGACATTGACAACGCCATCTCGTGGGCCAACTTTGGTATCTTCTTCAACCACGGCCAATGCTGCTGCGCCGGTTCGCGCCTGCTAGTCCAAGAGAGCATCCACGACAAGTTCGTCGCCCGCTTCCGCGAGCGTGCCGCCCAGAACAAGCTCGGTGACCCCTTCGCCGCCGACACCTTCCAGGGTCCTCAGGTTTCCCAGCTCCAGTTCGACCGCATCATGGAATACATCAAGCACGGTAAGGATGCTGGTGCCACCGTTGCGCTCGGTGGTGAGCGCCACGGCGACAAGGGCTACTACATCCAGCCCACTTTGTTCACCGATGTCACTTCCGACATGAAGATCGCCCAGGAGGAGATCTTCGGTCCCGTCATCACCGTCCAGAAGTTCAAGGACATTGACGAGGCCATCAAGATCGGTAACAGCACTCAATACGGTACGTTCCCTCTTTTGAGTCTTACTGCCATCCCATACTAACGGTTTAGGTCTCGCTGCCGGTGTCCACACCAAGAACGTCAACACTGCCATCCGTGTGTCCAACGCTCTCAAGGCCGGTACCGTCTGGATCAACAACTACAACATGATCTCCTACCAGGCTCCCTTTGGTGGTTTCAAGGAGTCCGGTATTGGCCGCGAGCTGGGATCGTACGCCCTGGAGAACTACACCCAGGTCAAGACCGTCCACTACCGTCTGGGCGACGCTCTCTTTGGTTAAGTGATACCTGTTTAGCGTGTTTTTCGTTATTGCGATTCTTAAAATGAAATGAATCATGATGTACAATGTTCTGTGTTTGCATGAAGCGTAGTTCGTAGGACTCCGTCTGTGCTTGTAACGGAGAAGAGCAGTTCTACCTTATGTAGGTTGTTGCAGGCATCATGGCCACATCCGCATCCACTTACGCAGGTACTCATGCATCGTACGAACTCGAACAGACAGGTATTGCATATGATCTTACTCCGCATACTTTCTTCGGGAGACAATATCCCGAGCAAACCCTGCCGCACACTTCTAAAGTACACGGGGGAATATCCCTCCGCTTCATAATGCCCAAAGCTGCGGAAGAATCGACAAGAATGTAATTGATCCCGTTATTTACAGTTTTATATCGGGATAAGACAGGGTCCAAACAAAACACCTGGAGTATGAGATACGTCGGGTAGAGACACCTTGTCCCCGTCCCCGACTACTGCAGAGTTATTGCTATTGTCCAAGCAGTATTCTTAGGCGACGCCAAGCCCTACGTCGAGTCCCTGTCTCTTGTTAACACCGAGAGCGACATCAAAGCCTTGTCTCTTTTCAACACCAAGGTCAGTATCCAGTCCCTTCCTTTTCGCAACGCCTAGGTCGACATCAAAACCCTGTCTCGTGGCGACTTCCAGAGCCGGTTTGGCCAGAGGGAtggcaacagcaacaacggcTGCAAAGAGAGTCAACACATGCAAAATTCATTTTGATTGTATGCAGGATCTTTGGTGAATTCAGTGGTTAGTTGATATGATCAATTGCTTCTGGATTGAGAGCACCCACCTGACAACTGAAAGAGTGCTGTAGTTATCTAAAAGAGCGTCCGGGGTAAGctgagaaagaaaggaaagagattGGATGGAAGTGAGGGATGGACCATGGCTACATTTATGTCGAATTGTAAACCGGATCTCCATGGACCGAGAATCAACTCGCACTCCTAGGGATTTACTCGATATTGCCCTAAAACAGAAGGCTGAGCCTGTTATTCGAAGCTGAAGCTGACTCGAAATTATCAAGCAACGATTTTGTTTCCGATACGTCCATTCGGGATCCATAGTGGTTGAATCCGCAATGTAGCCAATCCGCTATAGGGGGCCTTTGCCATCGTGCAATAGGCACAATAACATTTTTATGGATCTTGACGCTCGTTTCCCAGATCTTGTCAAACCATTTGGGTTCTTTCTGGAAATGATAATCTGCATTATCTTCACCAGACCCGTTCACTAGGCTTGATGGTATATACAGTAAGGTTCATGCATCACTTTACAAAAGAGAAATATTCGTTCAGACCATCGACATCCACGCCAATCCAGCCGACATGTTGGTCCGGACGACAAACCACAACGCACCCACTTTTGACTCCATATCCTTCATACGCGTCCTTGTCCGCAAAGACTCGAGAATAGTCCCATCCAAGGGTCTCATCGAATGGGTGGAAGATGTCAGGGAGATTCAGGATGGATACATCCGTTCGAGAACTGGAATGAATTAACAGTACTTCGATGGGTATACGCATGGTCTCCAAACGTGGCTTGAAGGCTTCCGCAAAAGAGTCGAGACGTCGTCGGCTCGTATCTTCCCGAAGATCCCCAGAGAATACCAGAACCCTCCAGAATCCATTACTCACGAGTCTCTCTGCGAGACGCAACGGGCAAGCAGATGCCTGATGAACCACTCGAAATGACGGCAGTCTCATTCCCAGCTCAATATTCCTGGCCAAACTGTTTTTGTTGTCTGCAATCAGAACATTGGGCGAATATTTGACTTTCACACCAGTCATGAACCCCGTATATTGTTCTCGAATCTTATCCACGCTGTTGGTATACCCGCTCGTCCCGGGTTGCTGCTCATAAGCGTGCACGAGGTCTGAGTCCATGCGCATAAGTTCTTGAGCCACTGGCCGTCGTTCGGAGTTGTACGTCTCCAGGATGGAGGGGTCCACTCGCCCTAGAATGACAGAGGCAAGTTTCCAGACCAGGTTGTACGTGTCTTGCATGGATACATTCATGCCTTGCCCTCCTTTAGGAGAATGGGTGTGGGCTGCATCGCCGGCAAGGAAGATCCTACTTCGTCAGTGATAGTTGGATAAAAGCCAGGTACAACATACCGATCGCGGATCCTATACTCCTGAACTAGTCGTTGCCCTATCTAGGAATATCAGTGATGGTAATAATCCCATCAGGTGCATTGGCATACATGGTAAAGCGACCACCAGTCACAGCGCTTAAAGTCCATTCGGTACGGTTCATATGTGCGCTGTGCAATCTGCAAAAGTCGCTTTGGTGTGTTTTTGTCGTGTGCATTTTGTATCGCTTTTTGTCCCAACTCGTCGTCATGCTTCAGCTGTATGTATAATCGGATCAGACGGTTCTCGCGTGGAAGCTGCATAATGCCGCTTCTCGAGCAGGCATGGATGGCGCAGGATTGGCGTATATCGGCTGTCACAGGTCAGCATTTCTCCTGACGCTGGAATAGGAGACGTACGGAAATCACTTATTGGGACAAAATCCATCACGCCCCAGATAGACTCTTCAGAGGGTGCGGATAACGAATCCATTGGGATATGCAGTTGGTCTCTCGTCCAGCTGCGCGCTCCGTCGCAGGCGATCATGTAACGTGCTGAGATTATGTCTTTCCCAACTTGACCACGGCTCACGTAGACGACAGGCAAGTCGTCATGATCCATTTCCAATGATTCAGCCGCCGTACTCCATTCGACTTCCACTCCCTTTCCGCGCAAATAGTCGATCATCACCTCCTCCATAATCCCCTGGTTCAACAGCCGTTGGCTGAATGGAGACAATTCCTCAGGCTGACTTCGAAGCCTCTTCTCCCGCTGAAGCTGGCCTTTCTTCTCATCGCGGCCCTAGTTCCATTAGCAACTCTCGACTGCGAATGGTCGGTTGACCAACCCAGTAACACATCTCAATCTCCTGAGCGCCCAATCGCGTGATCCGATCTACGATCCCGAAGCTATCGAGGATCTCGAGCGTGCGACTATGAATTCCATCCGCATGGCCGGTTGGTTTTCGGGACGGATTCTTGTCAATAATGCGCGTTGATATCGGGTATTGAGAGGCCCAGCAGGCCGCCAGAAGACCTGCTGGACCAGCGCCGACAATGAGCAGATCGATTGGCATTGGCTTAGTGCTCTGTGACAGTGTTCCTGTAGAATTGAGGCTTCATATCTATGGTTCAATTGAACTCCTGTTCATACGTCATTATGAAAAAGAAGTATCTTGAAAAACTGTATaatttcctttttgggaACTATCGCCATGACATCATATATACATAGCCCTCGTGGAACCCATTTTAAACCTCGAATTTCGGTCCAACGCAAAGAAACATCTCTATTTATCAATCCAATCAATTCAGTGCCTCCTTCAAGATGTCTCTCCTCAGAACGGTCCTCCGCACTTCCCTACGGACACCCCGCCCGGCACAATTTACGCGTCGATATGCCTCGCAATCCTCGAAGAGTAACAAGACTTCCGAAATGCCGATGTTGGTGTTGTCTGCACCTCTCACAAAGCTATTCGCTAATCTCCATAGTGCCGTGGCAGTAGCAACCGTCACCGCCGCAGGAGGCTACTACCTTCTCCAATCCGGCCCGGAAAGCAAATTGCATCATGAGACTGACCAATACGCCAAGGGCGAAGCAATCGAATCCGGATCGAAAGCGAGCGAGTCTACGCCTCAACCAGACCGCGACTCGGAGCAGAAAGTTTCTCCATCTGGGTCGAGCGGTGGTGGTTCACTGGGACAGCCGCCTTCAAATGTAGATCCTGTACGTTCCTATCCTGACTTCTTCTGTTCATAATGATCCTAATATATAACAGGCGAGTTCACGCAAAGAAGCGGGCGGTGCTGGAACTATTTCCGGAAAACAGGCTGGTCTATCAAATGCTACGACGGATAACCCGTTCATCAATGAGCCGGGTAAGAGTAAGAAGGGCGAAGGAGAGACCGAGACGGCCAAGGTTAAGGGATCGGTATCTACAGGCCGACCTCAAGCGTGATTGTATTATATGTGCTTTTGTATTATATTTCGTAGCTCAATGTTACAACTACTAAATGCATCCACAGTACCATTGAAACAATATACAATCCCCAAAGCATCTAAACAGGAATTTGCCTGTGCCGAGATGCGCTATCCATGGGAGTCAGGTTGGATTTCGCTGGTCCATCAACACAGACGCCCTCGCAGCTGAACCGACTCCCATGTACTGGGCAATCCCAGCTCTTTTCCGTCTGGTTCCAGCTCAGGACCCCTTTCATATGGGGACACACAGCGCTGAACTTATACGTCTGTCCGTCTCCATCCTTGTAGACAGCCACTGGTTTCGAGGTGAGACTGTCATGGAGCACGCCGCCGGTGTTGGCCCCGAGATCTTCAATATCCTTGATATCGGACTGCAAGTAGCGCTTGTATTGTGTGTTAATCTGGACATCGTGCTCCAGCATGCTTGGCAAGGACTTGGCAATGCTGCCCACACGACTGGGTTGGTAGAGGAAAGCCCAAGGGTTCTTGATGCCCCCGATCTCGTCCGCCAGTAGTCGTCCAGCCAAGACGCCATGGGTGAGCCCGTCGCCGCTATCCCCCGTTACGACGTACACGTGGTTCTGGCCCTGGTTCTTGCCAATGAAAGCCATGTAATCGACGGGTTCAAAGACCTGTCCGCTCCATCGGTAATCGACGGCTCCAGCCTGGAGAAACCGTTCGCGGGCCCAAGTCTCCAACTCGTCGAAGCGGCCGCTTACATCCTCTTGCCCAACTTTATGGTCACATCCACCGACCACCATGTAGTCATCTTGGTCGTCGCAGCCCGTTAGTCGCACGTACTTATACGCTTCTGCTTCGTCGTAGATCAGACAGTCCTTGACGGTACCCCGTGGAATGCGAATGGCAATACAGTACGTCCGGCTGTACTCCATCTCCGCGATAATGCTGAGTTTTTGTAGCGGTACGCAGGTTGCTTCGACGGCGTCGCGCGCCGTCACGGTGTAGCCGGGTTCGGTTTTAACGTGGATAACGTCCTTCTCTTCAAGGGAGATCATGCGCGTCTGCGCGAAACACTGAAAATTGGGCTGTTTTGCCAGCCATCCAAGAACACCGAGAAAGTACCGGGTTGGGTGGAATGTCGCCTGGTCATGGAAGACGGCCCCGTCGCGCTGGTCCGGCTTCCCATCCCAGCCGGGAACGGCGAGACCTTCACGAAACGTCGCATTGAGGCCGAGTTTCTGTGCCAATTCGACTTCCTTCTTCAGTCCGTGGACTTCGTGCTCGTGTTTGGGGTCCTCCCTGTTATACTGGGAAAATTCGTATGCCGGCAGCCGACGGTATTCACAGTCAATCCCAAGGGCCTTCGTAATCTCCCCAACGCGATCAATGGCCCAGCCATGACTCTCCGCCGCTATCTTCGCGCCATGAAATCCGTGTTTGTTTTGAATTTGTTCGTATCCATCATCCAGCGCGTTGGTTAAATGTCCGCTTGTGCGACCGCTCTCCCCGGACACAACGTGTCGTGCTTCGAGCATGGTGACTCGCTTCCCGCGGTTGACGAGCTCATATGCGGTGGATATACCCGCTATGCCGGAACCGATGATGCAGACGTCCGTGTGGATATCGCGGTCCAAGGTGGGGAAGGAAGGGTATTCAGAGTAGGGCATGCGATGGACCCAGACGGAGTCGGAGTCGCCCGATGTGTTCATGAAATGCTGCGGTTTAGCGGATGACATGGTCGCGAGGGTTCTGATAGGTGTCTTCGATCTGTATAATCTGATAAGAGAAAACATTGTTGCTGTTTCTCGCCAAACAACGTTTGTACATAGATATAGACCAGAGGCAACATGACGTATATATGAAGGTTGCCAGATGACATCGAAATGACTGTCGTTCAGGGTCTCAGTCTGACGTAGGGTGCACTATAACTATACCAAGATTGCAAAAAACAATAACATTCCATTATCGTACATTGAAA
The sequence above is a segment of the Aspergillus chevalieri M1 DNA, chromosome 6, nearly complete sequence genome. Coding sequences within it:
- a CDS encoding uncharacterized protein (COG:I;~EggNog:ENOG410PKBX;~InterPro:IPR016164,IPR016170;~go_function: GO:0003824 - catalytic activity [Evidence IEA];~go_function: GO:0050660 - flavin adenine dinucleotide binding [Evidence IEA]), with amino-acid sequence MRLSWMQSRRISIWADGTSTGQSMVRSRFGTFFGHKSKKRFRRSRVFIFFPEDVKGNHLLHTRAKALQGIPTFDELRWVDWLPNGAHLFFSPISKISGDDAMLQYKVTKKRCVEAGLDFMGAFAIGMREMHHIVCIAFNRGDPESKRKAHWLIKTLIADCAEHGWGEYRTHLALMGQIADIQLESQCTHAIQSDG
- a CDS encoding aromatic alcohol reductase (COG:S;~EggNog:ENOG410PMUD;~InterPro:IPR036291,IPR008030;~PFAM:PF13460,PF05368) is translated as MSPKVAIAGASGNLGPAVLAALLDAGFEVTVLTRENKDNKFDERVRVAKVNYDSLDSLTSALTGQEVVVNTLGVGRIPKETHLRLIDASVAAKVQRFIPSEFGANTTNPRAAQLPVYADKVAIQKHLQEASNSNDTFSYTLPITGPFLDWGLKTKFILNHEGPEVELYDGGDQKFSATTLAGIGQAVSGIIRNLEATRNQAVYVREANVSQKGLLELSGKQLATRTVSTAELEKEAYDELGKPNPNPAVFGFNFLRRAIFGEGFGGLVPAEELSNDLLGVRSLSDAEIRDIVVKNT
- the ALD5_1 gene encoding aldehyde dehydrogenase family protein (COG:C;~EggNog:ENOG410PFKN;~InterPro:IPR015590,IPR029510,IPR016160,IPR016161, IPR016162,IPR016163;~PFAM:PF00171;~go_function: GO:0016491 - oxidoreductase activity [Evidence IEA];~go_function: GO:0016620 - oxidoreductase activity, acting on the aldehyde or oxo group of donors, NAD or NADP as acceptor [Evidence IEA];~go_process: GO:0055114 - oxidation-reduction process [Evidence IEA]), with translation MSLIASIKTPHITVEQPVGLFINNEYVKGSEGKTFETVNPANEQVITSVHEANEKDVDIAVAAARKAFEGEWRRVTPSDRGRLLNKLADLIERDIDALAAIEALDNGKALTMAKVDLANALGCIRYYAGWSDKIHGQTIDTNPETLSYTRHEAIGVCGQIIPWNFPFLMWAWKIAPAIAAGNTVVLKTAEQTPLSGLYAGKLIKEAGFPPGVINIISGFGRVAGAAISSHMDIDKVAFTGSTAVGRTILQAAAKSNLKKVTLELGGKSPNIVFEDADIDNAISWANFGIFFNHGQCCCAGSRLLVQESIHDKFVARFRERAAQNKLGDPFAADTFQGPQVSQLQFDRIMEYIKHGKDAGATVALGGERHGDKGYYIQPTLFTDVTSDMKIAQEEIFGPVITVQKFKDIDEAIKIGNSTQYGLAAGVHTKNVNTAIRVSNALKAGTVWINNYNMISYQAPFGGFKESGIGRELGSYALENYTQVKTVHYRLGDALFG
- a CDS encoding uncharacterized protein (COG:C,H;~EggNog:ENOG410Q2BI;~InterPro:IPR036188,IPR002938,IPR036249,IPR038220, IPR012941;~PFAM:PF07976,PF01494;~go_function: GO:0071949 - FAD binding [Evidence IEA]), giving the protein MPIDLLIVGAGPAGLLAACWASQYPISTRIIDKNPSRKPTGHADGIHSRTLEILDSFGIVDRITRLGAQEIEMCYWGRDEKKGQLQREKRLRSQPEELSPFSQRLLNQGIMEEVMIDYLRGKGVEVEWSTAAESLEMDHDDLPVVYVSRGQVGKDIISARYMIACDGARSWTRDQLHIPMDSLSAPSEESIWGVMDFVPISDFPDIRQSCAIHACSRSGIMQLPRENRLIRLYIQLKHDDELGQKAIQNAHDKNTPKRLLQIAQRTYEPYRMDFKRCDWWSLYHIGQRLVQEYRIRDRIFLAGDAAHTHSPKGGQGMNVSMQDTYNLVWKLASVILGRVDPSILETYNSERRPVAQELMRMDSDLVHAYEQQPGTSGYTNSVDKIREQYTGFMTGVKVKYSPNVLIADNKNSLARNIELGMRLPSFRVVHQASACPLRLAERLVSNGFWRVLVFSGDLREDTSRRRLDSFAEAFKPRLETMRIPIEVLLIHSSSRTDVSILNLPDIFHPFDETLGWDYSRVFADKDAYEGYGVKSGCVVVCRPDQHVGWIGVDVDGLNEYFSFVK
- a CDS encoding uncharacterized protein (COG:I;~EggNog:ENOG410PKBX;~InterPro:IPR016167,IPR006094,IPR036318;~go_function: GO:0016491 - oxidoreductase activity [Evidence IEA];~go_function: GO:0050660 - flavin adenine dinucleotide binding [Evidence IEA];~go_process: GO:0055114 - oxidation-reduction process [Evidence IEA]); amino-acid sequence: MVTSKEDLANGSYYEPPKTHNPHHIVEQDYFVASAVMNPRSVSEVQGLVQLANEYRIPLWPTSIGRNSGYGGAAPRSRGSVVIDLGKHMNRALESSTLLTQWSNQA
- a CDS encoding uncharacterized protein (COG:I;~EggNog:ENOG410PKBX;~InterPro:IPR016170,IPR016169,IPR036318;~go_function: GO:0050660 - flavin adenine dinucleotide binding [Evidence IEA]), with amino-acid sequence MGNTLERGVGYTPYGDHWMMHCGMEVILPSGELLRTGMGALPQNPGTSVHPIHQDAANKCWQPFPYGFGPYNDGLFSQSNLGIVTKVGMWLMPDPGGFQAYQISLPRDEDLHQAVDIIRPLRLQMIIQNVPDLASYPS